One part of the Mesorhizobium sp. M4B.F.Ca.ET.058.02.1.1 genome encodes these proteins:
- the gshB gene encoding glutathione synthase, producing MPLKIAVQMDHVSTVSIAGDTSFALSLEAQRRGHKLFHYTPDRLSMRDGKVFARIEEMQVRDEKGNHYSLGEKVRTDLSEMDVVLLRQDPPFDMNYITTTHILERIHPGTLVVNDPAWVRNSPEKIFVTEFPELMPETLITKDPQEVAAFRKEFGDIIVKPLYGNGGAGIFHLHEADRNLASLLEMFGQMFREPYIVQRYLKDVRKGDKRIILIDGEPVGAINRVPAEHDSRSNMHVGGRAEKTELTEREREICARIGPSLRERGFILVGIDVIGDYMTEINVTSPTGVREVQRFGGADIASLFWDCVEGKRR from the coding sequence ATGCCGCTGAAGATCGCCGTCCAGATGGACCATGTCTCCACCGTGTCGATCGCCGGCGACACGTCCTTCGCGCTTTCGCTCGAGGCGCAACGGCGCGGCCACAAGCTTTTCCATTACACGCCCGACCGGCTGTCGATGCGGGACGGCAAGGTGTTCGCGCGCATCGAGGAGATGCAGGTGCGCGACGAGAAGGGCAATCACTACTCGCTGGGCGAGAAGGTGCGCACCGATCTGTCGGAGATGGACGTCGTGCTTTTGCGGCAGGACCCGCCCTTCGACATGAACTACATCACCACCACGCACATCCTGGAGCGCATCCATCCTGGGACATTGGTGGTCAACGACCCGGCCTGGGTGCGCAACAGCCCGGAAAAGATCTTCGTCACCGAATTTCCCGAACTGATGCCGGAAACGCTGATCACCAAGGATCCGCAGGAGGTGGCCGCCTTCCGCAAGGAGTTCGGCGACATCATCGTCAAACCGCTCTACGGCAATGGCGGCGCCGGCATCTTCCATCTGCACGAGGCCGATCGCAACCTTGCCTCGCTGCTCGAAATGTTCGGCCAGATGTTCCGCGAGCCGTATATCGTGCAGCGCTACCTGAAGGACGTGCGCAAGGGTGACAAACGCATCATCCTCATCGACGGCGAGCCGGTGGGCGCAATCAACCGCGTGCCGGCCGAGCACGATTCGCGCTCCAACATGCATGTCGGCGGCCGCGCCGAAAAGACCGAGCTGACGGAGCGCGAACGCGAGATCTGCGCCCGCATCGGGCCTTCCCTGAGAGAACGCGGCTTCATCCTCGTCGGCATCGATGTCATCGGCGATTATATGACCGAGATCAACGTGACCTCGCCGACCGGCGTGCGCGAGGTCCAGCGCTTCGGCGGCGCCGACATCGCCAGCCTGTTCTGGGACTGCGTCGAGGGCAAAAGGCGGTAA
- a CDS encoding Ig-like domain-containing protein codes for MPTLSNGSELTVWEETDNPNPSPDAVLFSITETDGDVIGPIGAKPDFPFGGIDLASVDVFDGFFTITSFTNEGRTETWTTVETQVFDNEGNLIRTLSDQAAFMSAQIVSVNADSPDTITVTWIGANEYFGGENTQYGQHQIILEGGVLQPDSFVNHAPSAADLNVSVSQGQFLDDIKFSAADADYDLLSFIVVDGPDHGALEQSTSFDGNYYPFHQGHYGSSLHYHADFLSGNLFDYTPEAGFVGTDSFTVYATDGQGNSNVATITITVTPPAESIALSDITNVVSYGSHDRAVLVAALGGGDRINGTPFNDTLDGGAGHDQLFGGAGADTIIGGAGTDWLKGDAGNDAISGGAGTDGIRGDTGDDVLDGGAGSDDLRGGTGDDILNGGAGRDWLAGDAGRDVFVFDALGPANYDRIVDFKALDDVFRLDSSAFVGLSAGPLFAAVFTVGSEAIDDSDHIIYDATGALLFDQDGAGGAAAVQFATVDPGTWLTADDFFVV; via the coding sequence ACGCGGTCCTTTTCAGCATTACCGAAACCGACGGCGATGTGATCGGGCCAATAGGAGCAAAGCCGGATTTCCCGTTCGGTGGGATCGACCTGGCTTCGGTCGATGTCTTCGACGGCTTCTTCACCATCACCAGCTTCACCAACGAGGGACGAACCGAGACCTGGACGACGGTGGAGACGCAAGTCTTCGACAATGAAGGCAATCTTATCCGCACCTTGTCCGACCAGGCCGCTTTCATGTCGGCCCAGATTGTCTCGGTCAACGCCGACAGCCCCGACACCATCACGGTGACATGGATCGGCGCGAACGAATATTTCGGCGGCGAAAACACCCAGTACGGGCAGCATCAGATCATCCTGGAAGGCGGCGTGCTGCAGCCCGACAGCTTCGTCAATCATGCGCCCAGCGCCGCCGATCTGAATGTGTCGGTTTCGCAGGGGCAATTTCTCGACGACATCAAATTCAGCGCCGCGGATGCCGACTACGATCTCCTGAGCTTTATCGTCGTGGACGGGCCGGACCACGGCGCCCTCGAGCAGAGCACGAGTTTCGACGGCAACTACTACCCCTTTCACCAGGGTCACTACGGCTCGAGCCTGCACTATCATGCCGACTTTCTGAGCGGCAATCTGTTTGACTACACCCCTGAGGCCGGCTTCGTCGGCACCGACAGCTTCACGGTTTACGCGACGGACGGCCAGGGCAACAGCAATGTGGCGACGATTACGATCACGGTGACGCCGCCGGCCGAATCCATCGCGCTGAGCGACATTACGAATGTCGTGAGCTACGGAAGCCACGATCGTGCCGTGCTCGTCGCCGCGCTGGGCGGTGGCGACCGCATCAACGGCACCCCGTTCAACGATACGCTCGACGGCGGCGCCGGCCACGACCAGCTGTTCGGCGGCGCCGGCGCCGACACGATCATCGGCGGCGCGGGCACGGATTGGCTGAAGGGCGACGCCGGCAACGACGCGATAAGCGGCGGTGCGGGCACCGACGGCATCCGCGGCGATACGGGCGACGACGTTCTCGACGGCGGCGCCGGCTCAGACGACCTGCGCGGCGGTACTGGCGACGACATCCTCAATGGCGGCGCCGGCCGCGACTGGCTGGCCGGCGACGCGGGCCGGGATGTCTTCGTGTTCGACGCACTCGGACCGGCGAACTACGACCGTATCGTCGACTTCAAAGCGCTTGACGATGTGTTCCGGCTGGACAGCTCCGCATTCGTCGGGCTGTCGGCCGGCCCGCTTTTTGCTGCCGTCTTCACGGTCGGCAGCGAGGCCATCGATGACAGCGACCATATCATCTATGACGCGACCGGTGCTTTGCTGTTCGATCAGGACGGGGCGGGCGGGGCGGCGGCCGTCCAGTTCGCCACCGTGGACCCGGGCACCTGGCTCACTGCGGACGACTTCTTCGTGGTCTAG